From the genome of Cetobacterium somerae ATCC BAA-474:
AATTGAACCTCAAGCTAGTGGAGTTGTAAACAGTGTTAATGCTATCAATTCATTTGATGAAATTAAACTTTTAACTAAAGAAACTGCTATTCAAGAAGGACTTTTAGAATATATTTCTGAAGATATGGATACTAAATTCATTGAGGCCGTTAAAAAACAAATTATTCATAATGAGATTCCAGGGAAAGAAAATTTTAAAATTGTTTATTCACCATTACATGGAACTGGTGGGAGACCAGTTAAAAGAGTTTTTGATGAAACTGGATTTAAATCAATCTATATAGTAACTGAGCAAGAGCAACCTGATGGAAATTTTCCAACTTGTTCATATGCTAATCCAGAGGATCCAGCAGTTTTTAAATTAAGTATAGAGTTAGCAGATAAAGTTGGAGCTACACTATGTATGGCAAATGACCCTGATGCAGATAGAATTGGTGTAGCAGTAAAGGATGAAAATGGAGAATGGATCTATCCAAATGGAAACCAGATTGGTCTTCTTTTAATGAATTATATTTTAGAAAACAAAAAAAATATACCTAAAAATTCAGCAGTTGTATCTACTGTAGTTTCAACACCTATGCTAGATATTGTTGCTAAAGAAAAAGGAGTAAAGATTTTTAGAACTTTAACTGGATTTAAATTCATTGGAGAAAAAATCAGAGAGTTCGAAGAAGGAAAATATGATGCTACATTCTTAATGGGATTTGAAGAGTCTTATGGTTATCTTGTAGGAACACATGCTAGAGATAAAGATGCAGTTGTATCTACTTTATTAATAGCTGAGATGGCAGCCTATTATAATAGCATTGGATCATCAATTCCAAAGGAATTAAAAAAATTATATGAAAAATTTGGTTACTANNNNNNNNNNNNNNNNNNNNNNNNNNNNNNNNNNNNNNNNNNNNNNNNNNNNNNNNNNNNNNNNNNNNNNNNNNNNNNNNNNNNNNNNNNNNNNNNNNNNCAAAAAAAGGAAAAGATGGTGTTGAAGCTATTAGTAAAATAATGTCAAATCTTAGAGCTAATGTTTCTAACTCTTTACTAGGTAAAGAAGTAGTATCAAAAAGAGATTTTAGTCTTGGATATGAAGGATTACCAAAATCAGATGTTATTCAATTTGTATTAGAGGATAATACATATATTACAGCTAGACCTTCTGGAACAGAACCAAAAATCAAATATTACTTCTGTGTCGTTGGAAAAACAGAGATAGAAGCAAACGAAAAATTAATGAAAACTATGGAGGATTTCCAAGCTTTTATTGATTAAATCTTGGAGGTGCTTATGTTAAGCGGAATGTATATACATATTCCTTTTTGTCTTAATAAATGCAATTATTGTGATTTTTTATCTTTTAAATCTACTGATGAAGAGAGAGAAAAATATGTAGCTGCACTTATTAATGAAATTAATATGTATCCTAAATTTCCACTTGAAACTGTTTATTTTGGGGGAGGTACTCCCTCTTTATTAACTCCTGAGCAAGTTAGCAGAATTTTAAATAATTTAAATATTAAAAATAATGCTGAAATTACTCTTGAAGTTAATCCAAAAACAGTTACACTTGAGAAATTTAAACTTTTTAAAAAAGCTGGTATAAACAGAGTTAGCATTGGAATACAAAGCTTTAATGATGAACTACTTAAAACTTTAGGTAGACTCCATTCTTCTTCAGAAGGAGAGGAGGCTTTTTATTTTGCTAGAAAAGCTGGATTTGATAATATCAGTTTAGACTTAATGTTTTCCCTACCAAACCAGACTCTAAAGGATCTGAAATCTGACTTAAATCGTCTATTTTCATTAAGACCTGAGCACTTCTCTATATATTCTTTAATTTGGGAAGAGGGTACTGATTTCTTTAGTAAACTTGAAGCTGGAATTTATAAAGAAACTGATAATGACTTAGAAGCATCTATGTATGAACTAATTATCGATGAAGCTCAAAAAAATGGATATATTCATTATGAAATTTCAAATTTCTGCCTTCCAGAAAAAAGAGCTATACACAATACAAAATACTGGAAAAATGAAGAGTATCTTGGAATCGGAATTGGGGCATCTGGGTATTATCAAGATGTTAGATATAAAAATGTCTTAAAAATTCCTGAATATTATGCTAAAATATCTGATAACGTTAAGCCTATTTTAGAAGAAGAGTTTGTAGATTCTGATGAAAAAGAGATTTATGAATATATTCTTGGTTTACGAATTATTCCTGATGGAATTATTCCTAAAGGAAAATATATAGATCTTTGTAATAATTTAGTTGACGAGGGATTTCTAATAAAAAATAATTTTAGATATATTTTATCTAAAAAAGGTATTCTCATGGCTAATGATGTTTTTAGTAAATTTATTTAATTATTTAGGAGGAAATTGTGGGAATTTCAGAAAATATTAATGATATCTTATTAGATATAAAAAAACTCTCTCCAGATCCTGAAAAAGTAAATCTTGTTGCTGTCACTAAATATGTTGATATTGAGACTATAAAAGAGGTACTTAAAGGTGGTGCTCATATTTTAGGAGAGAATAAAGTTCAAGTTTTGACTAAAAAATATGAGGAGCTTTCAAGTTATTCTATTAATCACAAATGGCACTTTATTGGAAATCTTCAGAAAAATAAAGTTAAATATATTGCTCGTTTCATTGATATGATTCACTCTATTAACAAACTTTCTTTAGCTGAAGAGATTAATAAAAGAGCTAAAGAACATAATAGGGTTATTGAGGTTTTAATAGAGATAAATCTTTTTCAAGAAGATAGTAAAGAGGGTTATGATTATCAAGATTTTTTAAATGATATTCCTGCTCTTTTATCTCTTGAAAATATCAAAATTAAAGGTCTTATGACAATGGCACCGTATACCGATAATGAAGATTTTATTAGAAATGGATTTAAAAAATTAAGAGAGTTAAAAGATGAGTTAAATATTCTTTATTTCAATGATTCTTTAACTGAACTTTCTATGGGAATGAGTAATGATTATAAATTAGCTCTTGAAGAGGGAGCAACTCTTATAAGAGTAGGTAGTAAAATATTCGAATAAAATATGGAGGTATCAATGAAAATTACTAAATTCAAAAATGCTTTTAAAGATTTTACTGATAGTGTTGGACTTACTTTTGATCCTGATGAAGAAAATTATGAGGAGTATCAAGAGGAAAGTGAATTAGCTGCTCCTGCTCCTAAATTTGGATTAAATAATAGCACTAAGGAAGATGTTGTTCCTTCTTTTAACAACACTATTCCTAAAGCAGAAATTAAAACACCAATCAACAATACTGTTCAAGAAGATTGTCAAACAATTTTTGTCAATCCAAAAAGTTTTGCAGAATGTAGAAAAATTGCAGATTATATAAAAAATGATAAAGTGGTTACACTAAATCTAGAAAATGTAAATGGAAAAGATGCACAAAGAATTCTTGATTTTTTAAGTGGTGCAATCAACATAAAAGAAGCTAAATGGATTCCTATTAGTAGAAATGTATTTACTTCTGTTCCTAAAAATATCAACTTCCTATATGATGGAAAAAATGATTTAAAACAAAATACTTTTTTAGATATTGACCACGAATAATTAATTTATGGAGGTTAATAATGAAAGCATTAGCGCTTTTTTCTGGAGGACTTGATAGTGCTCTAGCAATTAAAATTATAAAAGATCAAGGAATTGAGGTTATAGCTCTTAACTTTGTATCACATTTCTTTGGTGGAAAAAATGAAAAAGCTGAAAATATGGCTAAACAACTTGGGGTTCAATTAGAGTATGTTAATTTTAGTAGTGTTCACACTGAAATTTTAAAAGATCCTGTTCATGGACGTGGAAAGAATATGAACCCTTGTATCGATTGTCATGCTT
Proteins encoded in this window:
- a CDS encoding cell division protein SepF — translated: MKITKFKNAFKDFTDSVGLTFDPDEENYEEYQEESELAAPAPKFGLNNSTKEDVVPSFNNTIPKAEIKTPINNTVQEDCQTIFVNPKSFAECRKIADYIKNDKVVTLNLENVNGKDAQRILDFLSGAINIKEAKWIPISRNVFTSVPKNINFLYDGKNDLKQNTFLDIDHE
- the hemW gene encoding radical SAM family heme chaperone HemW, with amino-acid sequence MLMLSGMYIHIPFCLNKCNYCDFLSFKSTDEEREKYVAALINEINMYPKFPLETVYFGGGTPSLLTPEQVSRILNNLNIKNNAEITLEVNPKTVTLEKFKLFKKAGINRVSIGIQSFNDELLKTLGRLHSSSEGEEAFYFARKAGFDNISLDLMFSLPNQTLKDLKSDLNRLFSLRPEHFSIYSLIWEEGTDFFSKLEAGIYKETDNDLEASMYELIIDEAQKNGYIHYEISNFCLPEKRAIHNTKYWKNEEYLGIGIGASGYYQDVRYKNVLKIPEYYAKISDNVKPILEEEFVDSDEKEIYEYILGLRIIPDGIIPKGKYIDLCNNLVDEGFLIKNNFRYILSKKGILMANDVFSKFI
- a CDS encoding YggS family pyridoxal phosphate-dependent enzyme, with translation MGISENINDILLDIKKLSPDPEKVNLVAVTKYVDIETIKEVLKGGAHILGENKVQVLTKKYEELSSYSINHKWHFIGNLQKNKVKYIARFIDMIHSINKLSLAEEINKRAKEHNRVIEVLIEINLFQEDSKEGYDYQDFLNDIPALLSLENIKIKGLMTMAPYTDNEDFIRNGFKKLRELKDELNILYFNDSLTELSMGMSNDYKLALEEGATLIRVGSKIFE